In Kogia breviceps isolate mKogBre1 chromosome 19, mKogBre1 haplotype 1, whole genome shotgun sequence, a single genomic region encodes these proteins:
- the TMEM107 gene encoding transmembrane protein 107 isoform X3 has translation MGRISGLVPSRFLTLLAHLVVVITLFWSRDSNIQACLPLKFTPEEYEKQDMQLVAALSVTLALFAVELAGFFSGVSMFNSTQSLISIGAHCSASVTLSFFIFERWECTTYCAIPAVTEIALFVSVFGLKKKPF, from the exons ATGGGTCGGATCTCGGGACTCGTGCCCTCTCGCTTTCTGACGCTCCTGGCGCATTTGGTGGTCGTCATCACCTTATTTTGGTCGCGG GACAGCAACATCCAGGCCTGTCTGCCTCTCAAGTTCACCCCCGAGGAGTATGAAAAGCAGGACATGCA GCTGGTGGCAGCGCTCTCTGTCACCCTGGCCCTCTTTGCAGTGGAGCTGGCCGGTTTCTTCTCAGGAGTTTCCATGTTCAACAGCACCCAGAGCCTCATCT CCATTGGGGCTCACTGTAGTGCATCTGTGACCCTATCCTTCTTCATATTTGAGCGTTGGGAGTGCACCACATACTG TGCCATCCCAGCCGTCACGGAAATAGCATTATTCGTCAGCGTCTTTGGGCTGAAAAAGAAACCTTTCTGA
- the TMEM107 gene encoding transmembrane protein 107 isoform X2, whose protein sequence is MGRISGLVPSRFLTLLAHLVVVITLFWSRDSNIQACLPLKFTPEEYEKQDMQLVAALSVTLALFAVELAGFFSGVSMFNSTQSLISIGAHCSASVTLSFFIFERWECTTYWYIFVFCSAIPAVTEIALFVSVFGLKKKPF, encoded by the exons ATGGGTCGGATCTCGGGACTCGTGCCCTCTCGCTTTCTGACGCTCCTGGCGCATTTGGTGGTCGTCATCACCTTATTTTGGTCGCGG GACAGCAACATCCAGGCCTGTCTGCCTCTCAAGTTCACCCCCGAGGAGTATGAAAAGCAGGACATGCA GCTGGTGGCAGCGCTCTCTGTCACCCTGGCCCTCTTTGCAGTGGAGCTGGCCGGTTTCTTCTCAGGAGTTTCCATGTTCAACAGCACCCAGAGCCTCATCT CCATTGGGGCTCACTGTAGTGCATCTGTGACCCTATCCTTCTTCATATTTGAGCGTTGGGAGTGCACCACATACTGGTACATTTTTGTCTTCTGCAG TGCCATCCCAGCCGTCACGGAAATAGCATTATTCGTCAGCGTCTTTGGGCTGAAAAAGAAACCTTTCTGA
- the TMEM107 gene encoding transmembrane protein 107 isoform X1, with the protein MKLRFFLSQHRRNSVRSKVIEIPVVAPAYAVTKATGRHQREREGAVRRIFVGYPGRLEEWPSLSFQSQRPRPLLQEVTLTLGAMGRISGLVPSRFLTLLAHLVVVITLFWSRDSNIQACLPLKFTPEEYEKQDMQLVAALSVTLALFAVELAGFFSGVSMFNSTQSLISIGAHCSASVTLSFFIFERWECTTYWYIFVFCSAIPAVTEIALFVSVFGLKKKPF; encoded by the exons AGATTCCCGTCGTAGCCCCCGCTTATGCGGTTACCAAGGCAACTGGGCGGCACCAGCGCGAGCGGGAAGGCGCAGTACGTCGAATTTTTGTAGGCTATCCTGGGAGACTTGAGGAGTGGCCCTCCCTGAGTTTCCAGTCCCAGAGACCACGGCCTCTGCTCCAGGAGGTAACCCTTACCCTGGGAGCCATGGGTCGGATCTCGGGACTCGTGCCCTCTCGCTTTCTGACGCTCCTGGCGCATTTGGTGGTCGTCATCACCTTATTTTGGTCGCGG GACAGCAACATCCAGGCCTGTCTGCCTCTCAAGTTCACCCCCGAGGAGTATGAAAAGCAGGACATGCA GCTGGTGGCAGCGCTCTCTGTCACCCTGGCCCTCTTTGCAGTGGAGCTGGCCGGTTTCTTCTCAGGAGTTTCCATGTTCAACAGCACCCAGAGCCTCATCT CCATTGGGGCTCACTGTAGTGCATCTGTGACCCTATCCTTCTTCATATTTGAGCGTTGGGAGTGCACCACATACTGGTACATTTTTGTCTTCTGCAG TGCCATCCCAGCCGTCACGGAAATAGCATTATTCGTCAGCGTCTTTGGGCTGAAAAAGAAACCTTTCTGA